AGGTGAGTAGCCATGCAGTCCTCGTCTTCGCAGCCGTCAGCCACGGAAGACCGTGCGCGCACGCCACTTCGCATCGCCGTCTCACGGGTACTCCTGGCGCTGACGCTGCTGCTGGCCTTCGTGCTGCCGCCGCTGCTCATCGGCGGGGCCAACGCGGCCCGGGCATCGTTGAGCATGCGGTCCGGCCCACCCGCGCCGCTCGACACGCCGCTGCCCGAGCGCCCAGCCCACGATCCTTCAAAGCTGACGGCCGTGGTGGTGGCGGGCAACGTCGCCACCGAAAGCTCGGACCTGATGGGGCCATACGAGACGCTGGTGACGTCCGGCCGGTTCAACGTCTACGTGGCCGCCCCCGAGCGTATCCTCTCGCCGCTCTTTCCCGGCGATCTCAGCATCGTCCCGCACTACTCGTTCGCGGAGTACGATGCAGCGTTCGGCGGCAAGGTGGATCTCGTCGTCGTGCCCTACATCCCACAGGCCGATGCCGAGGATGCGGCTGTTGCCCGCTGGATTCGGGCGAAGGCAGACAGCGGGAGCACCCTGCTGTCGATCTGCGCCGGCGCGCTGGCCGTCGCCGAATCTGGGGCGATTGACGGCCGCTCGTCTACGACTCATCACTTCTCGATCTCCCTGGGCGAGCGACAGTACCCGGCCGTCCACTGGGTGCGCGGTCAGCGCTACGTGGACGACGGCCAGTTCATCTCGTCGGCTGGCGTGACCTCCGGCGTGGACGCAACGCTCCACACGCTCGACCGGATGTTTGGGCGGGCGACGGCCCTGCACACGGCCCAGGCGATAGGCTATCCGCATACCCGCTTCCTCGACGATACCGCGCTCACCATTCGCCTCCGCGACGACACCGGTGTCTGGCCGAGCTTCTACACCGTGGACCGCGCCGAGATCGGGTTGCTGTTCTACGACGGTGTCCGTGAGCTGGAGATCGCGTCGGTCATCGACGCCTACCCACGCACGATGGCCGCTGCCATCCGCACCCTGGCAGCCGAGCGCACCATCGTTCGCTCGCAACACGGACTCGACCTGGTCCCGCGTGCCGATCTCTCGACGGCCCCGGCCCTGGATCGGCTGCTCGTGCCGGGCAGCGGGCCGGTCGGAGACGACGCGGCAGCCGTGCAGGCGTGGGCGGCACAGCAGAACGGGCTGGCCGTCGAGATGATCCACGCTGCTGGCGGCTACCCGTACGACGCGACGCTTCGGGACATCGCTCGCGCTCACGGGGCCGGGGTGGCTGCTGCCGTGGCGAATACGCTGGAGTACCCGACGCGCGATCTCGTGCTCGACGGGCCGGCTGTGCGACTCGATCTGCTGGTTCGACCACTCGTGCTCGGGCTGCTGGGCCTGGCGGCGGCGCTGTGGCTGCGCCGCCGCCTCGCCAGCCGGGCCTCGGCACTGTCGCCACGGCTGCGCCCGCGGCTCCTCGCCGGCGGGCGCTTCGTCCTGCACTTCGGCGAGATGTCGCTGGCGATGCTGCTCGGGATGGTGGTGTTTCACCTGCTGGCCGGCGGCCGCCCAGGTCAGGGTGGGACAGCGAGCGGTTCGGCGGCGTTCCTGGTAGCCTGGGAGCTGGGCATGATGGTCTTCATGACCGTGCCGATGGTGGCCTGGATGCGGGTGCGCGGCCACTCCTGGCAGGACGGCCTGGAGATGTCCGTCGGGATGCTGGCCCCGGTCATCGCCATCGATCTGCTGCTGGTGGCCGGGTTGGGCGGGCCGTGGCCCTGGCTTCAGCATCTGAGTGGTCCGGCCATGCTGCTCGGGATGCTGGCGGTGATGCTGGCCCGACTGGACCGCTACGCGGGGCACGCTCACCACACGCACGGGAATGCGGAGGTCCGCCCACTGGCGAACGCCTGAACGCTTGCCGGGAGCGTCTTCGATTTCGTGTACACTTGTCGGGCTGGCGGGAGATCCGTCAGCCCAGAGATCCGTCGCATGATGACGGTGCAGCGGCAACATCTACCGCGCCCCTGATGTGCGACGTGCCGGAACCGTTCCGGCGTGCCCCCGACCTGCATTCGAGCCTCTGCTCGGCTGCCCGTCGCGGAGGCAGGAGAGGAAAGAGGATGGCTCGGTCACGCGCGCCCAAGTTTAAGCAGTCCAGGCGATTCGGGTTCGACATTTTCGGGACGGGCGGGGCGCAGCTTGCGCGCCGGCTCGACACCCCGCCGGGTGGCTCGCCCGGCGCTCGCCAGGGGCCGCAGCGCCGTCGGCAGACGGAGTACTCCCGTCAGCTGTTCGAGAAGCAGAAGGTCAAGGCGATCTACGGCGTCCTCGAGCGGCAGTTCTCCCGCTACATCGACGAGGCCGAGCACAGCAGCCACCACACCCCGGCCGGCACGACCCTCCTGACGCTGCTCGAGCGGCGCCTGGACAACGTGGTCTACCGCCTGGGCCTCGCGCGGAGCCGCCCGATGGCGCGCCAGTTGGTCGGGCACGGGCACGTGCTGGTGAACGGCCGGCGGGTCGACATCCCGTCGTTCCGGGTCCGCCCGGGCATGACGGTGACCCTCTCGGCGGTGGCGCTGAAGATGGTGACCGTCGAGGAGGAGCTGGCGTCTGGCCGGCTGGTGCCGCAGTGGCTGCGCCGCGAGGGTACGACGGGCCACGTCGTCTCGCAGCCGGAGCGGGCGGACGTCGAGCT
The Chloroflexota bacterium genome window above contains:
- a CDS encoding DJ-1/PfpI family protein is translated as MQSSSSQPSATEDRARTPLRIAVSRVLLALTLLLAFVLPPLLIGGANAARASLSMRSGPPAPLDTPLPERPAHDPSKLTAVVVAGNVATESSDLMGPYETLVTSGRFNVYVAAPERILSPLFPGDLSIVPHYSFAEYDAAFGGKVDLVVVPYIPQADAEDAAVARWIRAKADSGSTLLSICAGALAVAESGAIDGRSSTTHHFSISLGERQYPAVHWVRGQRYVDDGQFISSAGVTSGVDATLHTLDRMFGRATALHTAQAIGYPHTRFLDDTALTIRLRDDTGVWPSFYTVDRAEIGLLFYDGVRELEIASVIDAYPRTMAAAIRTLAAERTIVRSQHGLDLVPRADLSTAPALDRLLVPGSGPVGDDAAAVQAWAAQQNGLAVEMIHAAGGYPYDATLRDIARAHGAGVAAAVANTLEYPTRDLVLDGPAVRLDLLVRPLVLGLLGLAAALWLRRRLASRASALSPRLRPRLLAGGRFVLHFGEMSLAMLLGMVVFHLLAGGRPGQGGTASGSAAFLVAWELGMMVFMTVPMVAWMRVRGHSWQDGLEMSVGMLAPVIAIDLLLVAGLGGPWPWLQHLSGPAMLLGMLAVMLARLDRYAGHAHHTHGNAEVRPLANA
- the rpsD gene encoding 30S ribosomal protein S4; protein product: MARSRAPKFKQSRRFGFDIFGTGGAQLARRLDTPPGGSPGARQGPQRRRQTEYSRQLFEKQKVKAIYGVLERQFSRYIDEAEHSSHHTPAGTTLLTLLERRLDNVVYRLGLARSRPMARQLVGHGHVLVNGRRVDIPSFRVRPGMTVTLSAVALKMVTVEEELASGRLVPQWLRREGTTGHVVSQPERADVELPIDERLVIAFYSRR